The sequence tctatttatttatttttctatatattatgatatatatatatatatatatatttttttttttttctttcttgtagcACTCTTATTTCTCAGACAATGCTAGTTTTATTccccaatatatgtatatatatatatatatacatatataaaaataaaaagcaataaataattaGTTCAGGCTTCAATATGAAAGAGATATTGAGGAGGCTAGGCTTCTATATGGAGGACAGCACAAGCACACTAGTGAGTGTTGTTGGGATTATTAGAGTCATAAGAAAGTGAATCTAATCCATGGACACCCATTGGACCATTGGACTGTGAGTCTAATCTATATGAGTATTATTGGTTCATAGAACCACAATCTGTGGACACCCACTTCCTTAACAGTAAACGCGGTTTCGGACCCCATTTCCTTTCCTATTTATACCCTTCACCTTCTCTACGCATTTTTCACATAACacaaatatattatcaaatatgGGACTCAAACATATTCCCATGGCTACCAAAAGAGTTGCTACTCTTGTTTTCTTCGTTTTGTTGGGCCTAGGCATTTGTTCTGCCACTAGATCCCTCTTCCATGTTGAAGAGGAACATGTCCACACTGCCACAGTTGGCTATGGCACTCATGGTGCAGCCAAAGTAGGTTTGGGTGTGGGTGTAGGTGTTCATGTCGGTGCGGGTGGATATGGAAGTGGTGCGGGTGGTGGAGAAGGAGGCGGTGAAGGCTATGGAGGGGCCGGTGGACAGGGTGGAGGGGGAGGCGGAGCTGGAGGCTCCGGATATGGAAGTGGAGGTGGAAAAGGTGGTGGGGAAGGTTATGGTGGGGGTGGAAAAGGTGGTGGAGGAGGTGGAGGCAGTGGCGctggaggtggaggtggaggcGGTTCGGGAGGGAAGGGTGGTGGTTATGGAGGTGGGGAAGGAAGTGGTAGTGGGTATGGTGGAGGAGCAagtggaggtggaggtggtggtggaaGTGGTGGAGGAGGTGGAGGAGGTTATGGTGAAGGAGGAGCACAAGGAGGTGGTTACGGCGGTGGCGAAGGAGCCGGTTCGGGTTCAGGTTCAGGTGGAGGAGCCGGTGGTTATGGCggtggcggtggtggtggttccggtggtggtggtgggcaTGGTGGTCGTTATGCACCTTGAACAAAGCCTTCTTAGTCTCACACTATCAGCAAGCGACTACCTCTACGTATATCTTCTTACCTAACATTactagagaaaataaaatttgttttggtaagaggatgtttaatagtaatgaaaattatatatagtggcgattaaaacaacaaaaaaaaaaaaaaaaaaaaaaggcagtaTGCATGGGGCAAAACGATAAGTTGTAGCTCATGAAATCATTCCCATAAGAAATTGTGTCAATTTATGTGTACTAATTATAAttcagcaagaaaaaaaaaaagatgtactAATTATATATGCCTACTGTTTTTCTCCATCTTCATAATTGCTTAGTATGCGATTTTTCTTATCATGACTGttggaaattaatatttaacaatataagAATTAGAGATTATGATTAAAGGACGTAAAAATATTTCAactaaattggtcaaaatcgATTTACAATCACTAGACCAAAAATCTTATGGACTAGAttggttttacatatatagtaatactttttatttgtatatacaATATTAGGTTgtctaaaaaatttaaataaataaaatataatgttaattgctttagaaactaaaaatgcaaattaaatatacaacatgtttatatttataagaaaacgaaacaagtgaaaatgagttgagtcttaaaaaaaatatattaaaattactaaattacatatttttatttggttgaaaaaacaaaattagataCATATATGATGAGTATATGAATTATTGTtgcaatatttattaataaaatgatacaggtacaatataaaatatatgggtGGATTTATATTGGGGATCCGAATCGATCTTCCCAATGAGAAtccaacaaaaatttataagatttgTCCATCATTTAATAAGACTTATCTCAAAAATGTAAATCatatcaaataaacaaaacctGAAAAAAACCCCCTTAAATTTAATCTTGGTTGGGTTATAGCAATTAATTGTACCCAATGATGTGGCCATCCTATATCATTCTATATCAGTTAGTAGTAGAGATTATTTGTTCAAGTTGATATTACTATGTAGGCTCACTTCTCTAGTAGGGAAATTTACTTCGGAGGACCCAAATCAGTCTTCACGAGAATGATctaatagattttttaaaagtttgtcCATTATTTATTGACCCCATCCCAAAAGAAATAGTTAGGTCATCCTACCTTATAAATTAAAGGGTTAAccatatcaatattattatttgtatattataattGCAAATGAACTCTCATCTTTTGAtcacttatttcttttttaggtGGCGCAATACTTATCCAGTGAACATGACACGTATGCTTACTGTAAAATTCAGGAATTCAACCATCTTCCAAAAGTTAAAGAAGGGTCTATATATcctaaataatgatttttttttcatatggaAAAAGCTTAAACAATTGTGCTTAAAACTTTGTCGCCTCCAGAAGATAATCACTTGCCCATATTCTGGATTCAATAAGGCCTGGAGCTTAAAAATTCCCTTCTTCCAATTTAAATTTTccactaaaaaaaacaaaaaagaaaagaaaagaaaagaaaatgtgcatatatatagcTTTAAGCTCTCTTTCAAAAGCTCTCTCTTAAAAAACTAGTTTctaattatcacaaaattttaattgtcCATAACAGGACAATGAAGCATATATAACATCTAGATCTCTAACAATTAGTCAACTAATTACTTACTCAATTCttaagttagaaaaaaaaaaaaaaacatttgaactgttttatatatatatatatatatatatatatataaatgtttttctttcaaggaaacaaaatctgaatcaaatataataagaaacagaaaattaaatatcaactaGATCCATGTTGTAAGCATAAGTGAGTATAACTTGGTTAGCGTTCCTAAACCATTTAGCATTACAGAGCATGTATGGGTTCTAAAATAagcctaaaataaaaaataaaaaaataaaaaatcattcaaCAAGTAATCAAGCTTGCAGAacgaaaacacaaaaaatattagATTCTGAACCAGCAAACAACCACTTACTGAATTACAGCAAAAGCTAATAATTAACTAGCCCTCTAGCCATGATTATTGATACTAAAAGGTGGACAATGCAGGTTCTGTTCCTCTTAAGTCCCAAAAACACTGTTCGAGAAAACAgagatcgaaaaaaaaaaaaagcaaaatttcaAAGACAGAATtaattagtttgatcattttATTAATGGTAGATTGACTGTAGGATTCAATATGTCACAATtttaaggcttattttttatttacttaggTGCGGTTTTATTAACATGGTTTTtaggttttctttttaattttctatttaattatgtttaattcgTGTATTTCAAATGTTAGTGATAGCTAGAGTTTATTAAGCATATAAGTTAATTATAAAGTTAATGGGAAAAAGAAACACGCATTTCAAATTGtcttagttttttttgtttgtttcttttaatttttttaaacatctcGTCATTTATAACTACTTGCTATAAACTAAGGTGATGTTTTGTGCGTTTGTCCCTATTCATATCTTATTTATACAACTTAACTGTACAAGTACTTGTCGCTGTTCAAAATTTTGCCATAAATTGGTGAACATAAGGCACGTTAACAAAATTCTACGAACAAGTTTTAAGttactcaacatattatgttcattattttataaatcaatttttgttaCCTTATTATTATGAAAAGGGGAAGGTTTGAAAAAGGGTAGTAGGTGTAGGTCTTTCCAGCCGGATTCATTAATGCAATGGAACTCCAGAACAGGAAGAATTGGCCTTGGAAGGAAACATTAATTCAAGtcataattttcttcttcttttttatcttgttacatttatcaaatttagcTCTGTTTCATAAATTGATTTCACTTAGAAATTACATTAGGAAATGTCCTATGAGTATGAGAAATGATGcttaaaaaataactaataaaaacatTATACAATTATATGACAAATTAGAACTAAACAGAGATAGACATATAAAAATCCTGCTACAGGAGGGGATAGGTGGGTATAATACAATAGGACAAGTAACTGTAGCATACAGAATTTAGTTGACCATGTGGTGTATATGATAATGGTCCTTTGTGTGAATAGAGAGGTTAAATTGTCATAATATGCAAGAGGGAATATTTGTAATGTGGTATACACTCAATTTTCCATCTCCCTTACTAAGTGCTATCTCTGTCTTGCAAGAGggaataaatcaaataatcatatatatatagacttgtGTATGATGCAACCCCCTTTTTGGCTTTAATTTCCTCAGTTGCATGTGATGCAACACTTATCAGATCCTTCCTCAGCATGACCTCCTCACAGCAGATAATTAAAGAGGACCTCTCAAAATGTATTGAAGAGAATCTTTCTCAAAATATCTAACATCAAAACCAAAGAACCAGATGTTCTCTTTCAAATATGCACTtttatgtgtttgtgtgtgtattTCAAGGTGACTAATTGGTTTCCTTTGACAAGCTAGCAAGGCAACTAATTTAACACTGGTGCAGTTTAAAAGGAGGAAATTAGACAATTAGACGATTCAAATTTCCATTTCATGCAGTTCATAAATTAAACATTAGCTAGACAATTCTTCTACTGGTCAAGTTGATGTGTTAATGAATCATAAGTCCTGTTTGGGTTTAATGGTTTAGTTGTAGAATAACTGAAATCTACTGGTTTTTAGTTTAGCATATTCAAGTAATTTGAACTGTTAATAGGAGTACAATTTGACAACTtggatattttatttgttttcaaagtTTGGAGGACAGCAAAGGTTCACTATTATCTGGGGATTGAATTTGTCAGTACCAAATTTATAAGGACCACCATATGCGTAGGCCATCCAACTTCCTTTTACCATATGCTTTCCACCGTGTGTGTTTCTAATCCGATGCCCATATATACTCTCACTTTCATGTACTTATGGATCAAGATAAGTGTTTTTGGAAGCCAAGGATTTTTTAATACATACCATGTCAACTTACAAAGTTGTAAGCGTTATTTTTGTTATGTTATTTGGATCAATTGGCATAGTATGTGCTTCCAGACCACTTCACCCTTCGAAAGGACCGTCTGGCGGTGGTGCAGGCTATGGAGGTTCTGGCAGACATGGTGGTGGCCATGGCAGTGGAGCTGGTTATGGACCTGGAGGTGAGCATGGTGTTGGACATGGAAGAAAGAATTCATGGGAAGGCGGTGGTGCTGGATATGAAGGTGCATGGGGTTTCGgcaatggaaatggaaatgatTGGGAGCATTGGGGCCATGGTGGTGGCTACGGCAGTGGAGCTGGTTATGGAGCTGGAGGTGAACATGGTTTTGGATATGGAAGTGGGGTTGGTACTGGATTTGGTGGAGGCTACGGCGGAGGCAGAGGAGGTGGGAGTGGCAGTGGCTATGGCGGTGGTGGACCACATGGCGGTGGCGGAGGTGGTGGTGGCGGTGGAAGTGGCGGAGGGTATGGTTGGGGAGGGGGGTACGGTGGAGGTGGTACATATGGTGGAGGGTATGGACAAGGTGGTggaagtggtggtggtggaggctATGTACCTTGAACAAAAATTATCTCATTAGGAACTAGGaagaatctatatatatatatatatatatattataaacataaTGTGAGCTATTGAAGAGCCATCAACTAAATCAGAGACTGATCTGATAGATCTAGACGTTTAAGTCTGTAAGGCAAAGTTTAGTgactaatatattttaaattgatcttATCAATATCCATATCCATATCCATTAGCACacaatatatatgtaacattGAGTAGCACTCAATATTCCTTTCTTATTATACTACATGTATAAAGAAGATTAACTCCAAGATGACCAAAAgcccaaatatttatttaaaaaaaaaaaaaaaaaaaaaaaacagagacatAGAAATCAAGACTATTAGTTTCTTTTCCATCCATTAAATGTGCAAAGCATGATCATGCTCAATTTCCTAGGAGGCAGGCCAGTTGATGAAACTCAAAAAGAggccttttttcttcttctttttttccttttctttttttttttttttttttttttttttatatcttgaGCATGGTAGGTTGATGGCGATGGTCTGATGGGAAGGAATTATCAGGTGTTAGGGCATTTGGTGCAGCAAAAGGGTTACAGGCGATTCTTGGCCAGCCACAACCGCTATTGTCTATCATTTGGCGGCTGCCTTTGTTGATTATATCAAACTCTCCATCCTCATTCACCACCACCATGttgcattgaatttttttagcATAAAAATCTGAGTTCTTCTTCTGATGCCTGAAATTACCAAATGTTCATGATAACTACATATACTAACTGCTAAATTAAACCAAGATGGTGTAAGAAATTATGTCTCCATTAGTATACCTATCAAACACCACCCATGTTGCATGAAGGCTGGCAACTTTCTCCACAATCATAGATCGCGACGGATAGCCCATTACTACTTTCTTTTCCAGCAAGACCTGCAACATGTAAAAGTGCATATTTTTACATCATTTAATCACTATGATTTGAGTGTATCCGAACACCATAAAAAGCCACAAAACAAatccatattttaaaaaattctcaaCTCGTCCTAATGTACATGCGACTCGCtctgtatatagatatataagtaAAAGAGATAAAAGATTGCAAAAACATGGTTATACCCCATAATTTCTGCAAAGGTCTACAATTGTTTGTAGCTTTAGATACTTGGCGTCACTTTTCCATTCATTTTTCTCTCTAACAAAAGGCAATTCTTCTAGCTCCAAAGACCAAACATCAAGCCATGTCTTAACAGACACTACAAATTTCAACAAGCCAAAGTAATTTTAGGAAAACAGTGTTTTATACTTAAAAATTGGAACATAGATTTGTTCAAGGAGACAGAGAAATGGCATACTCACAGGGAATGTTTAGCCATGGCATGACACCAAGAAGAGTGATAACACTTCCCGCCGAGATTATGTTCTTAAGAGCCCATTCAAGCAACTCGCTGCTGAATTCTTTCATTCCGTCCATGACGA comes from Ziziphus jujuba cultivar Dongzao chromosome 6, ASM3175591v1 and encodes:
- the LOC107430530 gene encoding glycine-rich cell wall structural protein 1.0 encodes the protein MGLKHIPMATKRVATLVFFVLLGLGICSATRSLFHVEEEHVHTATVGYGTHGAAKVGLGVGVGVHVGAGGYGSGAGGGEGGGEGYGGAGGQGGGGGGAGGSGYGSGGGKGGGEGYGGGGKGGGGGGGSGAGGGGGGGSGGKGGGYGGGEGSGSGYGGGASGGGGGGGSGGGGGGGYGEGGAQGGGYGGGEGAGSGSGSGGGAGGYGGGGGGGSGGGGGHGGRYAPVFLEAKDFLIHTMSTYKVVSVIFVMLFGSIGIVCASRPLHPSKGPSGGGAGYGGSGRHGGGHGSGAGYGPGGEHGVGHGRKNSWEGGGAGYEGAWGFGNGNGNDWEHWGHGGGYGSGAGYGAGGEHGFGYGSGVGTGFGGGYGGGRGGGSGSGYGGGGPHGGGGGGGGGGSGGGYGWGGGYGGGGTYGGGYGQGGGSGGGGGYVP
- the LOC125419109 gene encoding uncharacterized protein LOC125419109, which gives rise to MKETQGLEIRNMVGKIMGARHQRKRRSNLCNRRSPCQGRKSPDDHTLSLANDSNNHVVIVMDGMKEFSSELLEWALKNIISAGSVITLLGVMPWLNIPLSVKTWLDVWSLELEELPFVREKNEWKSDAKYLKLQTIVDLCRNYGVLLEKKVVMGYPSRSMIVEKVASLHATWVVFDRHQKKNSDFYAKKIQCNMVVVNEDGEFDIINKGSRQMIDNSGCGWPRIACNPFAAPNALTPDNSFPSDHRHQPTMLKI